One window from the genome of Mugil cephalus isolate CIBA_MC_2020 chromosome 23, CIBA_Mcephalus_1.1, whole genome shotgun sequence encodes:
- the LOC125001147 gene encoding aldehyde oxidase 1-like isoform X1, with amino-acid sequence MSAETERDALCFFVNGKKVTEEHADPETMLLPFLRQKMRLTGTKYGCGGGGCGACTVMVSRYQPATKTIIHYSANACLLPLCQLHGAAITTVEGVGSTKTRLHPVQERIAKAHGSQCGFCTPGMVMSMYALLRNKPQPTMEDLTQALAGNLCRCTGYRPIVDGYRTFCQEGNCCQANGDGKCCLNGNEETDEHEQEKPRLFGKEEFLPLDPTQELIFPPELILMAEKAKPQTLTFHGERMRWVSPASLEELVQLKTRHPEAPLVMGNTNIGPDIKFKGVLHPLIISPTRVVELFAVSQTPEGVWVGAGCSLSELHSLLEKLVPQFPEEKTELFRALEQQLGNLGSQQIRNVASLGGHIVSAYPNSDLNPVLAAGSCKVSVISSGGRREVLINQDFFVGFGKTILRPEEIVASVFIPFTRKGEFVRALRQAARKEVSFPTVTSGMRVLFSEGSRAVQDVSLYFGGVGPTTVRASKTCAAIISRPWDDETLSRAYDVLLDELTLPPSAPGGKVEFRRSLTLSLLFKFNLEVLHKLKEMNLITEELPEKMLPLPKEIQPSLQEFHPVPKDQSEQDPVGRPIMHRSAFSQATGEAVYCDDIPRTDGELFLVLVTSSRAHAKITELDVRDALQLPGVVDVIMAKDIPGKKVRSMFGYDEELLAEDEVSCVGQMLCAVVADTKAHAKRGAAAVKISYEDLPDPIFTIEEAVEKSSFFLPHRTFEKGNVTEAFKNIDKVYEGEIRMGGQEHFYMETHSMLVVPVGEEKEFNVYISTQWPTLIQDVIAETLNIPSNRITTHVKRVGGAFGGKVMKTSILASITSVAAWKTGRAVRCVLERGEDMLITGGRHPLLAKYKVGFMNDGRIMAADMQFYVNAGNTVDESVLVTEKILLHVDNAYKIPNLRGLASACRTNLPSNTAFRGFGVPQTLLVVESMVNDVAMALGRPADEVAPQSSSCLYKTIYIKLCLTSSLIVQIREVNMYRGPSVTHYKFEFSPENLLRCWEECKIKSDYSSRRQAIAQFNQQNRWKKRGISMVPIKYGIAFSEGFLNQAAALVHIYKDGSVLVSHGGAELGQGIHTKMQQVASRELHVPSSKIYISETSTSSVPNTCPSAASFGTDANGMAVKNACETLYQRLEPIRKKSPKGSWESWVRDAFFEKISLSATGFHRGPDLYMDWDKMEGQPYAYFTFGVCCSEVELDVLTGDYRTVRTDLVVDIGKSVNPCVDIGQIEGAFMQGLGLYTLEELKFSPSGFLYTRGPSQYKIPALCDVPLRFNVCLLPDADNPHAIYSSKGIGEPVLALGTSVFLAIKDAVAAARSESGLVGTFRLDSPATPERACLACTSPFTQKIPASEPGSFRPWALNI; translated from the exons ATGTctgcagagacggagagagacgCTCTGTGCTTCTTTGTGAACGGGAAAAAG GTAACAGAGGAACATGCAGACCCTGAAACAATGCTGCTTCCCTTCCTCAGGCAGAAGA TGAGGTTAACTGGAACCAAGTATGGCTGCGGTGGTGGAGGCTGTGGGGCGTGCACGGTCATGGTGTCACGCTACCAACCCGCAACTAAAACCATCAT CCATTACTCAGCCAACGCCTGCCTCCTGCCGCTGTGTCAGCTGCATGGAGCAGCCATCACCACCGTGGAGGGGGTCGGGAGCACCAAGACCAGACTCCACCCGGTACAG GAGCGAATAGCGAAGGCTCATGGATCCCAGTGCGGCTTCTGCACTCCGGGGATGGTGATGTCCATGTATGCTCTGCTGAGGAACAAGCCTCAGCCGACCATGGAGGACCTCACTCAAGCTCTGGCTG GTAACCTGTGCCGCTGTACTGGATACCGACCCATTGTGGACGGTTACAGGACCTTCTGTCAG GAAGGAAACTGCTGCCAAGCCAATGGAGACGGAAAGTGTTGCCTCAACGGAAACGAAGAAACTGATGAACATGAGCAG GAAAAGCCACGCCTGTTTGGAAAAGAGGAGTTTCTGCCGTTGGACCCGACTCAGGAGCTCATCTTCCCTCCAGAACTGATT CTGATGGCAGAGAAGGCAAAGCCACAGACTCTCACCTTTCATGGGGAGAGGATGCGCTGGGTCTCCCCCGCCTCATTGGAGGAACTGGTCCAACTCAAGACCAGACACCCCGAGGCTCCACTTGTGATGGGGAACACCAACATAG gtccAGACATAAAATTCAAAGGCGTGCTGCATCCATTGATCATATCTCCAACCAGAGTCGTGGAGCTGTTTGCGGTTTCTCAAACACCTGAGG GAGTCTGGGTGGGAGCGGGCTGCAGTTTGTCTGAGCTTCACTCTCTCTTGGAGAAGCTGGTTCCTCAGTTCccagaggagaagacagagcTGTTCAGAgccctggagcagcagctgggaaaCCTGGGAAGCCAGCAGATCCGTAACGTTGCT TCTCTTGGAGGCCACATCGTGAGCGCATATCCTAACTCAGACCTGAACCCTGTCTTGGCTGCAGGAAGCTGCAAAGTCAGCGTCATCTCCAGCG GAGGAAGACGAGAGGTTCTCATCAATCAGGACTTCTTTGTTGGCTTTGGGAAAACCATCTTGAGGCCAGAGGAGATTGTTGCCTCTGTTTTCATCCCATTTACCAGAAAG GGGGAGTTTGTTCGAGCTCTCCGTCAGGCTGCGAGGAAGGAGGTCTCCTTCCCCACTGTGACGTCAGGGATGAGGGTGCTCTTCTCAGAGGGATCCAGAGCGGTTCAGGATGTCAGTCTGTACTTCGGAGGAGTCGGTCCAACCACCGTTAGAGCCTCCAAAACCTGCGCAGCCATTATCTCAAG GCCGTGGGATGACGAGACCCTCAGTCGGGCCTATGATGTTCTTTTGGATGAGTtgaccctccctccctctgctcctggAGGGAAGGTTGAGTTTCGTCGTTCCCTTACTCTCAGCCTCCTCTTCAAATTCAACCTGGAGGTTCTGCATAAGCTCAAAGAAATG AACCTGATCACAGAAGAGCTGCCAGAGAAGATGCTTCCTTTACCTAAAGAGATCCAGCCCAGTCTGCAGGAGTTCCAC ccGGTGCCAAAGGACCAGAGTGAGCAGGACCCGGTGGGACGTCCCATCATGCATCGCTCGGCCTTCAGCCAGGCCACAGGCGAGGCCGTGTACTGCGACGACATCCCCAGAACAGACGGGGAACTCTTTCTGGTTCTGGTCACCAGCTCTCGAGCACACGCTAAGATCAC AGAGCTGGATGTAAGAGACGCCCTGCAGCTTCCTGGTGTGGTCGACGTCATCATGGCCAAAGATATTCCCGGGAAGAAAGTACGCAGCATGTTTGGTTACGACGAGGAGCTGCTGGCCGAGGACGAG GTGTCATGCGTTGGTCAGATGTTGTGTGCAGTGGTCGCAGATACGAAGGCTCACGCCAAACGTGGAGCAGCCGCGGTGAAGATCAGCTACGAAGACTTACCTGACCCCATTTTCACCATCGAG GAAGCCGTGGAGAAGTCGTCTTTCTTCTTGCCTCACAGAACATTCGAGAAAGGAAATGTGACGGAAGCTTTTAAAAACATCGACAAGGTTTATGAAG GAGAGATACGAATGGGAGGTCAGGAGCATTTCTACATGGAGACTCACAGCATGCTGGTTGTTCCTGTTGGCGAAGAGAAAGAGTTCAACGTCTACATCTCCACTCAGTGGCCAACTTTAATTCAG GATGTAATTGCAGAGACGTTGAACATCCCGTCAAACAGAATCACCACTCATGTCAAAAGGGTCGGGGGAGCTTTTGGAGGGAAGGTCATGAAAACCTCCATCTTGGCCTCTATCACCTCTGTGGCTGCATGGAA GACCGGTCGTGCTGTTCGCTGTGTGCTGGAGCGAGGTGAGGACATGTTGATCACTGGAGGACGACATCCACTCCTGGCAAAATACAAG GTGGGTTTCATGAACGACGGAAGGATCATGGCTGCAGATATGCAGTTTTATGTCAACGCTGGCAACACTGTGGACGAATCTGTTCTGGTCACTGAGAAGATTCTGCTTCACGTGGACAACGCTTACAAAATCCCAAACCTACGAGGTCTCGCCTCCGCCTGCAGGACAAACCTGCCCTCCAACACCGCCTTCAGGGGCTTTGGTGTCCCCCAGACCCTCCTTGTGGTGGAGAGCATGGTCAACGATGTGGCCATGGCACTGGGACGTCCTGCAGACGAGGTAGCACCTCAATCCTCCTCATGtttatataaaactatttatataAAACTGTGTCTAACGTCGTCTTTGATTGTTCAGATTCGGGAGGTCAACATGTACAGAGGGCCGTCGGTTACACACTACAAGTTTGAGTTCAGCCCTGAGAACCTGCTGCGCTGCTGGGAGGAATGTAAGATTAAGAGTGACTACAGCTCCCGTCGCCAAGCCATCGCCCAGTTTAACCAACAGAACCGCTGGAAGAAGAGGGGGATATCCATGGTTCCCATCAAATATGGCATCGCATTTTCAGAGGGCTTCTTAAACCAG gCTGCAGCTCTGGTCCACATCTACAAAGACGGGTCAGTTCTGGTGTCTCATGGGGGGGCAGAGCTGGGTCAGGGAATCCACACGAAAATGCAGCAG GTTGCGAGCCGGGAACTTCACGTCCCGTCCTCAAAGATCTACATCAGCGAAACCAGCACCAGCTCCGTTCCCAACACTTGTCCGTCTGCAGCTTCTTTTGGCACCGACGCCAACGGCATGGCGGTCAAG AACGCCTGTGAGACTCTGTACCAACGGCTGGAGCCCATCAGGAAGAAGAGCCCCAAAGGATCATGGGAGAGTTGG GTCAGAGACGCTTTCTTTGAGAAGATCAGTTTATCAGCTACTGGATTCCACCG AGGTCCAGACCTGTACATGGACTGGGACAAGATGGAGGGTCAGCCTTACGCCTACTTCACGTTCGGAGTGTGTTGCAGTGAAGTGGAGCTGGACGTCCTCACTGGAGACTACAGG acGGTGAGGACGGACCTCGTGGTCGACATCGGCAAAAGTGTGAATCCATGCGTCGACATTGGCCAG ATTGAAGGAGCGTTCATGCAGGGTTTGGGCCTCTACACTCTGGAGGAGTTGAAGTTTTCTCCCTCTGGGTTCCTGTACACTCGAGGTCCGTCCCAGTATAAGATCCCAGCGTTGTGCGACGTGCCGCTTCGATTCAACGTCTGCCTGCTGCCGGACGCCGACAACCCCCACGCCATCTACTCCTCAAAG GGTATCGGAGAACCTGTTCTGGCCTTGGGCACCTCGGTGTTCCTCGCCATCAAAGACGCCGTCGCTGCCGCTCGCTCAGAGTCTGGTTTAGTCGGCACGTTTCGTCTGGACAGCCCTGCGACACCAGAGCGAGCCTGTCTGGCCTGCACCTCCCCGTTCACTCAGAAG ATTCCAGCGAGTGAACCAGGATCCTTTAGACCGTGGGCCTTaaacatctga
- the LOC125001147 gene encoding aldehyde oxidase 1-like isoform X2, which yields MSAETERDALCFFVNGKKVTEEHADPETMLLPFLRQKMRLTGTKYGCGGGGCGACTVMVSRYQPATKTIIHYSANACLLPLCQLHGAAITTVEGVGSTKTRLHPVQERIAKAHGSQCGFCTPGMVMSMYALLRNKPQPTMEDLTQALAGNLCRCTGYRPIVDGYRTFCQEGNCCQANGDGKCCLNGNEETDEHEQEKPRLFGKEEFLPLDPTQELIFPPELILMAEKAKPQTLTFHGERMRWVSPASLEELVQLKTRHPEAPLVMGNTNIGPDIKFKGVLHPLIISPTRVVELFAVSQTPEGVWVGAGCSLSELHSLLEKLVPQFPEEKTELFRALEQQLGNLGSQQIRNVASLGGHIVSAYPNSDLNPVLAAGSCKVSVISSGGRREVLINQDFFVGFGKTILRPEEIVASVFIPFTRKGEFVRALRQAARKEVSFPTVTSGMRVLFSEGSRAVQDVSLYFGGVGPTTVRASKTCAAIISRPWDDETLSRAYDVLLDELTLPPSAPGGKVEFRRSLTLSLLFKFNLEVLHKLKEMNLITEELPEKMLPLPKEIQPSLQEFHPVPKDQSEQDPVGRPIMHRSAFSQATGEAVYCDDIPRTDGELFLVLVTSSRAHAKITELDVRDALQLPGVVDVIMAKDIPGKKVRSMFGYDEELLAEDEVSCVGQMLCAVVADTKAHAKRGAAAVKISYEDLPDPIFTIEEAVEKSSFFLPHRTFEKGNVTEAFKNIDKVYEGEIRMGGQEHFYMETHSMLVVPVGEEKEFNVYISTQWPTLIQDVIAETLNIPSNRITTHVKRVGGAFGGKVMKTSILASITSVAAWKTGRAVRCVLERGEDMLITGGRHPLLAKYKVGFMNDGRIMAADMQFYVNAGNTVDESVLVTEKILLHVDNAYKIPNLRGLASACRTNLPSNTAFRGFGVPQTLLVVESMVNDVAMALGRPADEIREVNMYRGPSVTHYKFEFSPENLLRCWEECKIKSDYSSRRQAIAQFNQQNRWKKRGISMVPIKYGIAFSEGFLNQAAALVHIYKDGSVLVSHGGAELGQGIHTKMQQVASRELHVPSSKIYISETSTSSVPNTCPSAASFGTDANGMAVKNACETLYQRLEPIRKKSPKGSWESWVRDAFFEKISLSATGFHRGPDLYMDWDKMEGQPYAYFTFGVCCSEVELDVLTGDYRTVRTDLVVDIGKSVNPCVDIGQIEGAFMQGLGLYTLEELKFSPSGFLYTRGPSQYKIPALCDVPLRFNVCLLPDADNPHAIYSSKGIGEPVLALGTSVFLAIKDAVAAARSESGLVGTFRLDSPATPERACLACTSPFTQKIPASEPGSFRPWALNI from the exons ATGTctgcagagacggagagagacgCTCTGTGCTTCTTTGTGAACGGGAAAAAG GTAACAGAGGAACATGCAGACCCTGAAACAATGCTGCTTCCCTTCCTCAGGCAGAAGA TGAGGTTAACTGGAACCAAGTATGGCTGCGGTGGTGGAGGCTGTGGGGCGTGCACGGTCATGGTGTCACGCTACCAACCCGCAACTAAAACCATCAT CCATTACTCAGCCAACGCCTGCCTCCTGCCGCTGTGTCAGCTGCATGGAGCAGCCATCACCACCGTGGAGGGGGTCGGGAGCACCAAGACCAGACTCCACCCGGTACAG GAGCGAATAGCGAAGGCTCATGGATCCCAGTGCGGCTTCTGCACTCCGGGGATGGTGATGTCCATGTATGCTCTGCTGAGGAACAAGCCTCAGCCGACCATGGAGGACCTCACTCAAGCTCTGGCTG GTAACCTGTGCCGCTGTACTGGATACCGACCCATTGTGGACGGTTACAGGACCTTCTGTCAG GAAGGAAACTGCTGCCAAGCCAATGGAGACGGAAAGTGTTGCCTCAACGGAAACGAAGAAACTGATGAACATGAGCAG GAAAAGCCACGCCTGTTTGGAAAAGAGGAGTTTCTGCCGTTGGACCCGACTCAGGAGCTCATCTTCCCTCCAGAACTGATT CTGATGGCAGAGAAGGCAAAGCCACAGACTCTCACCTTTCATGGGGAGAGGATGCGCTGGGTCTCCCCCGCCTCATTGGAGGAACTGGTCCAACTCAAGACCAGACACCCCGAGGCTCCACTTGTGATGGGGAACACCAACATAG gtccAGACATAAAATTCAAAGGCGTGCTGCATCCATTGATCATATCTCCAACCAGAGTCGTGGAGCTGTTTGCGGTTTCTCAAACACCTGAGG GAGTCTGGGTGGGAGCGGGCTGCAGTTTGTCTGAGCTTCACTCTCTCTTGGAGAAGCTGGTTCCTCAGTTCccagaggagaagacagagcTGTTCAGAgccctggagcagcagctgggaaaCCTGGGAAGCCAGCAGATCCGTAACGTTGCT TCTCTTGGAGGCCACATCGTGAGCGCATATCCTAACTCAGACCTGAACCCTGTCTTGGCTGCAGGAAGCTGCAAAGTCAGCGTCATCTCCAGCG GAGGAAGACGAGAGGTTCTCATCAATCAGGACTTCTTTGTTGGCTTTGGGAAAACCATCTTGAGGCCAGAGGAGATTGTTGCCTCTGTTTTCATCCCATTTACCAGAAAG GGGGAGTTTGTTCGAGCTCTCCGTCAGGCTGCGAGGAAGGAGGTCTCCTTCCCCACTGTGACGTCAGGGATGAGGGTGCTCTTCTCAGAGGGATCCAGAGCGGTTCAGGATGTCAGTCTGTACTTCGGAGGAGTCGGTCCAACCACCGTTAGAGCCTCCAAAACCTGCGCAGCCATTATCTCAAG GCCGTGGGATGACGAGACCCTCAGTCGGGCCTATGATGTTCTTTTGGATGAGTtgaccctccctccctctgctcctggAGGGAAGGTTGAGTTTCGTCGTTCCCTTACTCTCAGCCTCCTCTTCAAATTCAACCTGGAGGTTCTGCATAAGCTCAAAGAAATG AACCTGATCACAGAAGAGCTGCCAGAGAAGATGCTTCCTTTACCTAAAGAGATCCAGCCCAGTCTGCAGGAGTTCCAC ccGGTGCCAAAGGACCAGAGTGAGCAGGACCCGGTGGGACGTCCCATCATGCATCGCTCGGCCTTCAGCCAGGCCACAGGCGAGGCCGTGTACTGCGACGACATCCCCAGAACAGACGGGGAACTCTTTCTGGTTCTGGTCACCAGCTCTCGAGCACACGCTAAGATCAC AGAGCTGGATGTAAGAGACGCCCTGCAGCTTCCTGGTGTGGTCGACGTCATCATGGCCAAAGATATTCCCGGGAAGAAAGTACGCAGCATGTTTGGTTACGACGAGGAGCTGCTGGCCGAGGACGAG GTGTCATGCGTTGGTCAGATGTTGTGTGCAGTGGTCGCAGATACGAAGGCTCACGCCAAACGTGGAGCAGCCGCGGTGAAGATCAGCTACGAAGACTTACCTGACCCCATTTTCACCATCGAG GAAGCCGTGGAGAAGTCGTCTTTCTTCTTGCCTCACAGAACATTCGAGAAAGGAAATGTGACGGAAGCTTTTAAAAACATCGACAAGGTTTATGAAG GAGAGATACGAATGGGAGGTCAGGAGCATTTCTACATGGAGACTCACAGCATGCTGGTTGTTCCTGTTGGCGAAGAGAAAGAGTTCAACGTCTACATCTCCACTCAGTGGCCAACTTTAATTCAG GATGTAATTGCAGAGACGTTGAACATCCCGTCAAACAGAATCACCACTCATGTCAAAAGGGTCGGGGGAGCTTTTGGAGGGAAGGTCATGAAAACCTCCATCTTGGCCTCTATCACCTCTGTGGCTGCATGGAA GACCGGTCGTGCTGTTCGCTGTGTGCTGGAGCGAGGTGAGGACATGTTGATCACTGGAGGACGACATCCACTCCTGGCAAAATACAAG GTGGGTTTCATGAACGACGGAAGGATCATGGCTGCAGATATGCAGTTTTATGTCAACGCTGGCAACACTGTGGACGAATCTGTTCTGGTCACTGAGAAGATTCTGCTTCACGTGGACAACGCTTACAAAATCCCAAACCTACGAGGTCTCGCCTCCGCCTGCAGGACAAACCTGCCCTCCAACACCGCCTTCAGGGGCTTTGGTGTCCCCCAGACCCTCCTTGTGGTGGAGAGCATGGTCAACGATGTGGCCATGGCACTGGGACGTCCTGCAGACGAG ATTCGGGAGGTCAACATGTACAGAGGGCCGTCGGTTACACACTACAAGTTTGAGTTCAGCCCTGAGAACCTGCTGCGCTGCTGGGAGGAATGTAAGATTAAGAGTGACTACAGCTCCCGTCGCCAAGCCATCGCCCAGTTTAACCAACAGAACCGCTGGAAGAAGAGGGGGATATCCATGGTTCCCATCAAATATGGCATCGCATTTTCAGAGGGCTTCTTAAACCAG gCTGCAGCTCTGGTCCACATCTACAAAGACGGGTCAGTTCTGGTGTCTCATGGGGGGGCAGAGCTGGGTCAGGGAATCCACACGAAAATGCAGCAG GTTGCGAGCCGGGAACTTCACGTCCCGTCCTCAAAGATCTACATCAGCGAAACCAGCACCAGCTCCGTTCCCAACACTTGTCCGTCTGCAGCTTCTTTTGGCACCGACGCCAACGGCATGGCGGTCAAG AACGCCTGTGAGACTCTGTACCAACGGCTGGAGCCCATCAGGAAGAAGAGCCCCAAAGGATCATGGGAGAGTTGG GTCAGAGACGCTTTCTTTGAGAAGATCAGTTTATCAGCTACTGGATTCCACCG AGGTCCAGACCTGTACATGGACTGGGACAAGATGGAGGGTCAGCCTTACGCCTACTTCACGTTCGGAGTGTGTTGCAGTGAAGTGGAGCTGGACGTCCTCACTGGAGACTACAGG acGGTGAGGACGGACCTCGTGGTCGACATCGGCAAAAGTGTGAATCCATGCGTCGACATTGGCCAG ATTGAAGGAGCGTTCATGCAGGGTTTGGGCCTCTACACTCTGGAGGAGTTGAAGTTTTCTCCCTCTGGGTTCCTGTACACTCGAGGTCCGTCCCAGTATAAGATCCCAGCGTTGTGCGACGTGCCGCTTCGATTCAACGTCTGCCTGCTGCCGGACGCCGACAACCCCCACGCCATCTACTCCTCAAAG GGTATCGGAGAACCTGTTCTGGCCTTGGGCACCTCGGTGTTCCTCGCCATCAAAGACGCCGTCGCTGCCGCTCGCTCAGAGTCTGGTTTAGTCGGCACGTTTCGTCTGGACAGCCCTGCGACACCAGAGCGAGCCTGTCTGGCCTGCACCTCCCCGTTCACTCAGAAG ATTCCAGCGAGTGAACCAGGATCCTTTAGACCGTGGGCCTTaaacatctga